AGTCAATGTCGTTAACAAGCAAATGCCAACTCCTGGGGACAAAAAGGTAACCTTCAGCAAGGTCAACCTAGCTGGTGAGGAAATTGCCGGTGCTCAGATTCAGATTTTCAAGGGACGGGAAAGCAAGGGCAGTCCTGTCGCATCTTGGACTTCAGAAGCTGACAAATCTAAAGAAATCAACTTAGAGCCGGGTATTTACACCTTCCATGAAGAAGCGGCTCCGACAGGTTATCTGGCTGTGACAGATATTATCTTCCAAGTTAATGAAGATGGCACTGTAACAGTTCTAGACGCTAATAGCAATGCTGTAGAATATACAGACGGTAAGTTGTTCATTACTGACCAAGCGGCACCAGCTGAACCTGGTACCCCTGATAAAGCAGTTCAAGGCGGTATTAAGCCAAATCAATCATCTGATTCTGATAAAGCAGCAGACGGTCAAGGAAAATCTAAAAAAGTTCTTCCTGCGACTGGCTCTGCCGAAAATATTGAATTGGTTCTTGGCGGTCTAGTAGTTCTAACCCTTTTAGGACTTTACCGAAAGATTCGACTGAGCAAATAAAGAAAAAGAGGATAGAGCAGAATGCTTTATCTTCTTTTTGTTTGCTTATTTTGGACTAGCTTTTTTGCAGCTTACTGAGCAATTTCTTCCAGTTACTCATGCAGGGCAGCCACTTACGGAAAAACTCTTGTTTTTAGCTCAGAATCCTCTATAATAAATGGCAAATAGAAAAAGGAGACAGAAGATATGACAGATACAAAAATTCAAGAGAAGCTGAAGCCAGGTTTGAAGTTAGAGGATTTTCAAAAAGATGGGGACATCTATCTGGCGCTGAATCCGGACTATGTCTCAGGGGACAATGCCAAGTATATGACCATGTACAATCGCTTGGCTCGCTGGTATGATTTTGGTGAAAAATGGATAGGGCCACTTCTCCATGGCAAGGCAATTGACAAGCTGAGAAAGAACCAGATGGCAGAAATAGAATGGAAGGATCATTTATCCGTCCTTTATGTCTCTATCGGGACTGGTCAAGACCTGCGCTACATTCCTGAGAATATTGACCTGAAAAGCCTAGACTTTGTTGGGGCAGATATTTCCATAGGCATGCTGAAAAAATGTCAGAAATCCTGTGCCAAGAAGACCAATCTGCAACTCTTTCATGCTTGTGCAGAGGACCTGCCTTTTGCAGATAATAGCTTTGACATCGTCTATCATATCGGTGGAATTAATTTCTTTAGTGATAAGGCCAAGGCCATGCAGGAAATGCTGCGGGTGGCTAAGCCAGGAACTAAGATTATGATTTCAGACGAGACAGCAGACTATGTGGACCAGCAATATAAGAAGAACCACTTCAGCAAGGACTATTTTAAGGACGCTACTGTTGATTTAGGAGAAATTGAGGCCGCTATACCGACAGGAGTCAAAGAGAAGGAGTTGAAACTCCTCTGGGACGGAAAATTTTATGTCCTGACGTTTAGGAAATAAATCAGAAGAACTGGACTTTGTTTCCGGTTTTTTTGATTCTGAATAAAAGAAACATTCGACACAGTTTAATTGTTAGAAAAATATTCCTTCATGCTAAGTGATAAAAATGTAAGTTTAAAAGCTGAAATGACAGGTTAGGTTACAGAAAGGTTATCTTTCTTTTTGCATAATAGGGGGTGCCCTTTTGATGTTCTTCAAATAGAGAAATGATTTTAGGGCTAATATCATACTTTTTAGAAAGGAATATTGTATGAAAAAAATAACTGCAAATTTTTTGAAAAATAATTGATGTTTGTATTCTAGAATATTTAATATGAGGGATTAAAGAAAGTTTAAACTTTTTACAATAAATTGACACCGGAAATGAAATGACAGATTATATTAGAATTACTTATGTTTGCAATCTTACAATATTGTAAGATTATAAGTTTGGAACGTAAGATTTATGTAAGATTAAAATTTTAATATTTTGCTAGAATGAAGTTAGTAAGATGTTTTACTATTTCATTCAAAAATTTTTGACGGTTGATTTTAAGAATCTGATCTACAAGCAGTCAACTACATTATTTTCAAGAGGATAAATTCGATGAATTTTAAGCAAAAAAATGATAATCATTCGTTTTCGAATAAGTCTTTTTGTAGTTTTTCTTGAAAAGGAGGCTTTTTATGAGGAAAAATATTGTCTTATTTAGCTACCTATCCTTGATTTGTCTTGGGTTAGGATTATCTATGAATCCTTACTTATCTTATAGTTTGTCTGCAAAAGATTATGGGATTGTTGGTGTAGTGAGTCTGCTTGAACTCTTCTATATTGTTCCTATTATAATATTATTGGCCTATTTGGCTCGCAAATGGCGAACACCTTCTGTTGCTCTTTGGCTAGCTTTTGTAGGTGGCTTATTTTTATCCAGTTTTTTTGCTATAGTTGGTGATGAGAGCATTTTTGCTTGGTTAAAGTCAACTTTTCCTAGCCACTCATTCTTTAATATCTTTAAAGATTCTTTAGTAGCCCCATTTATTGAGGAGCCAGTCAAGTTATTAGCTGTTGTTTGGGCAATATATTTTATGCCTGTGAAAAATATAAAATCTATACTGTTGCTAGGCTATGCGGCAGGGACAGGATTCGAGATTAGGGAGCAGTTCACTTTTATTGCTAAAAATTTAGATAAAGGATTGGCTTATTCCATTTCTCAGGCTCTGGGGAGAATTTTCGCAGCTTTGACTTCTCACGGGCTTTATACAGCTTTAACGGCTTTTGGCTTAATACTCATGCTACTTTATTATAAGAAGAATCAATCAGTATTTTATAAAGGAATATTTTGTTTCATTTTGCCTTTTGTTTTGCATTTTCTATGGAATTTGCCAAACGGTCAATTATCCTTCAGTCCCCTTATGATTGCTTTTGAAGTTTCTTTCAGTTTAGTTGTTCTTTACGAAGCTTTTCATTTTGCCAAAAAATTTGATCGAAAACAAGACTTAAACATTGGTAACAACCATTTCCTTGATTTCAGAATGGGGGTAAAGGAATGAAGAAAAGACTTATTCTTTTTATTTACTTTTTTCTAGTGATACTTGGACTAGGAGTCGTTACAGAACCTTATATCTCCTATAGTTTGTCAGGTACTGATTATGGGATAGTGGGAGTAGCTAGTTTATTAGAAATTTTCTATATTGTTCCAGTCTTTCTTTTGCTCTTTCTTTTGGCTAAAAAATGGCAGACCCCCTTGGCAGCTATTTTATTAGCACTGATAGGCGGACTTTTCCTGTCGAAGTTTCTATCTAGTACGGCTGATAGGGGACTGACTTATTTATTAGAAAGTAACTTTCCTAAGACTTCCTGGGTGAATATCATTCAG
This window of the Streptococcus sanguinis genome carries:
- a CDS encoding class I SAM-dependent methyltransferase, producing the protein MTDTKIQEKLKPGLKLEDFQKDGDIYLALNPDYVSGDNAKYMTMYNRLARWYDFGEKWIGPLLHGKAIDKLRKNQMAEIEWKDHLSVLYVSIGTGQDLRYIPENIDLKSLDFVGADISIGMLKKCQKSCAKKTNLQLFHACAEDLPFADNSFDIVYHIGGINFFSDKAKAMQEMLRVAKPGTKIMISDETADYVDQQYKKNHFSKDYFKDATVDLGEIEAAIPTGVKEKELKLLWDGKFYVLTFRK
- a CDS encoding PrsW family glutamic-type intramembrane protease, with the protein product MRKNIVLFSYLSLICLGLGLSMNPYLSYSLSAKDYGIVGVVSLLELFYIVPIIILLAYLARKWRTPSVALWLAFVGGLFLSSFFAIVGDESIFAWLKSTFPSHSFFNIFKDSLVAPFIEEPVKLLAVVWAIYFMPVKNIKSILLLGYAAGTGFEIREQFTFIAKNLDKGLAYSISQALGRIFAALTSHGLYTALTAFGLILMLLYYKKNQSVFYKGIFCFILPFVLHFLWNLPNGQLSFSPLMIAFEVSFSLVVLYEAFHFAKKFDRKQDLNIGNNHFLDFRMGVKE